GGCTCCGCTTCGTCTGCCTCGTCGCCGCGCCCGAGGGCGTCGCCCACCTCGAAGCGCGCCACCCCGACGTCGACATCGTGACCGCCACGCTCGACCGCGAACTCGACGCGAACGCCTACATCCGACCCGGCCTCGGCGACGCCGGCGACCGCATCTTCGGCACCTGACCCCGCACTCGATGAGTATCCGCGTCCTCTCGCTCCTCGCCGTGCTCCTCGCGGGGTCCGCCGTGCTCGCGCAGGTAGACCCCGCCGCCGACATGCCAGCGCAGGAGGTCGCGCCCGACGCGCCGGTCCTCCTCGACGAAGCGCCGGCGGAGGCGGCACCCGCCGCGCCGGTCGAGGCGCCGAAGCCCGCGCCGACGTGGCTCTCGCTCGTCCCCGCCCTCGTCGCGATTGCGGCGGCGCTCCTCTTCCGGCAGGTCATCGTGGCGCTCTTCGGCGGGGTGTGGATCGGGGCGTGGATCCACTACGGCACGCTCGGTGGCGCGTGGTACGGGCTCCTCGACACCGTGCAGGTCTACGTCCTCGACGCGCTCGCCGATGCTGACCACGCGGCCATCCTCATTTTTACGCTGCTGATCGGCGGGGTCGTCGGGATCATCCAAAAGAACGGGGGGACGAGCGGGATCGTTGGGATCGTGACGGACTGGGCGAAGTCGGCGCGGCGCGGGCAACTCGCCACGGCGCTCCTCGGCACCGCCGTCTTCTTCGACGACTACGCCAATACGCTCATCGTCGGCGGGACGATGCGGCCGATCACGGACAAGCTGCGGATCTCGCGCGAGAAGCTCGCTTACATCGTCGACTCGACGGCCGCGCCCGTCGCCTCGCTCGCGCTCGTGACGACGTGGATCGGCTACGAGGTCGGGCTCATCGGCACCGCGATCGACAAGCTGCCGACGTATGACGAGTCGGCCTATGCCGTCTTCCTCCAGTCGATCCCGTACAGCTTCTACCCGATCCTCGCGCTCGGCTTCGTCTACGCGATTGCGACCTCGCGGCGTGACTTCGGGCCGATGCTCCGCGCCGAGCGCCGCGCCCGCGAGACCGGCCAACTCTACCGGCCCGGCTCCGAGATCGAGCAGGCCGAGGCTGAGTCGAGCGTGCTCGTCCCGAGCCCGGACACAC
This genomic stretch from Rhodothermales bacterium harbors:
- a CDS encoding Na+/H+ antiporter NhaC family protein — its product is MSIRVLSLLAVLLAGSAVLAQVDPAADMPAQEVAPDAPVLLDEAPAEAAPAAPVEAPKPAPTWLSLVPALVAIAAALLFRQVIVALFGGVWIGAWIHYGTLGGAWYGLLDTVQVYVLDALADADHAAILIFTLLIGGVVGIIQKNGGTSGIVGIVTDWAKSARRGQLATALLGTAVFFDDYANTLIVGGTMRPITDKLRISREKLAYIVDSTAAPVASLALVTTWIGYEVGLIGTAIDKLPTYDESAYAVFLQSIPYSFYPILALGFVYAIATSRRDFGPMLRAERRARETGQLYRPGSEIEQAEAESSVLVPSPDTPRRAFNAIIPIVVLVVGVLGGLYVTGEGESIREIISSADSYKAMMWASLLAAVVAVLMSVGQRILTLDESINAMYAGMKGMLLAIIILVLAWALSGVNDVLGTADYLIAVLSGNVSPGFVPTIVFVLAALTAFSTGSSWGTMGILMPLVVPLAYGVLAADGLHTNDEYHHIIYSAVSAVLAGAVWGDHCSPISDTTILSSLASSCDHIDHVRTQLPYALLVGIVAIGLGTLPAGFGAPWWICLPLGAAVLLAVLRFVGQPVEGEPEAA